The Oncorhynchus mykiss isolate Arlee chromosome 14, USDA_OmykA_1.1, whole genome shotgun sequence genome segment AGAGTGCTTCTCCAATTCTAGTATTGTCCAACTCAGTATAGAAATATGACTTAAAAGAGCTATAATATTTCCTCCCCAGAGGTGTAGGCATGACACCAGTAAGTCAGTCAGTAGGACAGAGGTCTACGTTGGCAGTGACATAAATTGTAGTGTTTTATTCACAATTCTTGAGTGACCCCTGTTGGTTGGTTGGAGTAGTTTCATGTGACTTTACAACAATGGGCCTTCTACAGTGAATATGCAGTACCAGGAAAAACggttccaggctgtgtaagggctatttgaccaaggagagtgatggagtgctgcatcagatgacctggcctccacaatcacccgacctcaacccaattgagatggtttgggatgagttggaccccagagtgaacgaaaagcagccaaaaagtgctcagcatttgtgggaactccttcatgactgttggaaaagcattcctcatgaagctggtggagagaatgccaagagtgtgcaacgctgtcatcaaggcaaagggtggctactttgaagaatttcaaatataaaatgtattttatttgtttaacattttttgtttactgcaagattccatatgtgttatttcatagttttgatgtcttcactattattctacaatgtataactattaaaaataaagaaaaacccttgaatgagtaagtgtgtccaaacatttgacagTTACTGTAGTTTGGGGTTAATTTtcaaaaataatgataaaaacgAACTTCATGAATTGGATTTTACAGTGAGGTTTTGTTAATAAAGGTTATTTCCTGGGAAACAGTAGTAGGATAGCCAGATTGGCTgtttataatagaaacagtaggcATACAATTTACTACATAATGGTTGAACTCATAGACAAAATCTTTTTGCAAAATCTAATTATTCCATTCGTCAATTTCCTTTAAACTCTATACTGAATTGGCAGCATAGAGAGGATTTCTGTGACGCATGGAAAACCCATCAGAAAAATGTCTCCGAGTTGCATAAGACTCTATTTTGGGGTTTCTGAGACTGTTCCGTTCATTCGTTTACGTTTGTTTTTCTCCTCGCCCTTTACTGTTACTTTCGAGACGCCCACTCACTACTGTAACCACAGAAGCCGCGCACGCAGTGATCTGATTGGGTGCTGCAGAGCGCGTCCCGTTGTGAGTAGAGTCTAAGGAGGCTTTATAAACAGAAGACCCCATGTGTCCACTTCAAACTTAACTTCTTGAACAGTTCAAGTATTCTAGTAGTCATCGACGCATTATTCCCGCTTTTCAGAATGTCTACAGAAAACTTCAGAATGCCCACAGACAACTTTTCAGGTGGGTTCTGAGTGTTGGCTTGATGTGACATGTTTATCACTAGGCTATTGATTATTGCAGCGTTTTTTTCTTGTATTTTAGTCCTGCTGGTGTAGATTTTTAATGTGGATCGATTTCAAATAGCCTGATTTTGTTTGGTAGCGGTTATTTCGTTTTTGACGTTAATAACGTTTATTAATAGGCTAATTAAAATACATGTATAAAGTTATTATATTTAATCACTAATTGAATTATTCTCACTCTAACTAAAACCATATTCGAAATCCCCTATCAGACTTGGAGCTGGAGCTAACTGATCTACTCCAGGAGTTCGCGGATGTGGTTGAGGAGTTGAGCGAGCCTTCACAAAGCGTCCCGTACGAATACGAGCGGCTCCTGTCTGAAGCCAAACGGCGCACCGGGCTAGGGGACGACGGCTCAGTGGTCAGCGACAGCGGCGTGGAGGACAATAGTGACTGCAGTGAGTAGCCTTTAGGTCTAAACCTTTATGGTCGTTGTTATGTGTCCATTACATACGTGGAAGAGGGCGCGTGTTGTTTATGCGTGAACGGTGACTCAGATGAGGTATAGCGGGTGAATACGCACGTGGGCAGCGACGGTCAACCCACACTTGATAGTTTTCACTGGTGACATCATCGGCTCATGAACATGCATCAACTTTACATGAAAATAGAGAGTAACATTAAAAtagaaagtaacacaataacaccATTTCAACTAATGCATGTTTGCTCTATTACATGGAATGGATGTGCATGACTGTCTGTGGATGAAGAGTTGCATTAGCTTATTTAGCACATCATTCATTCTGAAAGTTATATTCAACATTAGCTGTCAGAatagtcctctgtagctcagtgggtagagcatggagcttgcaattgtaacggccgttggtggaagaaggtgaggaccaaaacgcagcgtggtagtGTTCGTCATTTTAATGGTGAAGCTGAACACTAAACAAcaaaagaacaaccgaaacagctccgtcaggtgcaaaacagaaaataactacccacaacccatagtgggaaaaggctacctaagtatggttctcaatcagagacaacgatagacagctgcctctgattgagaaccacacacggccaaacacagaaatccagaacatagaaaatgaacatagaatgcccaccctagtcacaccctggcctaccaaaatagagaataaaagcctctctatggccagggcgtgacagcaatGCCAGGTAGGCATCCaatactgtaagttgctttgaaTAAAAGTGTCTACTAGATGGTAAATATTAGTTGTTCCACATGGTCTAACCTTGTCTGTCCCTCTCTTGCTCATCCCTTCCTCCAGGCAGTGAGGTGTCTCTGGGTAACAGTTGGAACACCAGCGAAGAAGAGCTCCACACTGCAGGCATAACAGTGACGCCCAAAGGTAAGAGACTAATACCACTACATCTCAACCCATCAGTTGACCATCTAAACTAGCTCTGAGCTATCTGACCAGCTAGAGTCATAGTAGCACAGTATTTTCTGGTCCTCAAGCACCTCCAACAGTAGACATTTAGTCAACTAAttatcaagccctcaatgagttgaatgagggGTGTTTGTCAAGAGCTACAATGAAACAGCTtcctgttggggatactggaggaccagggttgagaaacactgcagTAGGAGATCATTATCAGTCCATTCAATATTACTTTTACACAGATAATTAGTGCATTACCATCGATCACCATTGAGTTGAGTTTACACAACAAAGCTGGGCTGCTGTGCTACAGCCTGTCTCCTGCAGGGCTATTGAGCGTCATCTGGGGGTTGGGGAGTGGGGTTCATGGTTGGTATAGGTGTGTGTTGGGGGTTTAGGGTTGGTGTAGGTGTGTGGTGGGGGTTTATGGTTGGTATAGGTGTGTGGTGGGGGTTTAGGGTTGGTATAGGTGTGTGGTGGGGGTTTATGGTTGGTATAGGTGTGTGGtgggggtttagggtttagggttggtaTAGGTGTGTGGTGGGGGTTTAGGGTTGGTGTAGGTGTGTGGTGGGGGTTTAGGGTTGGTGTAGGTGTGTGGTGGGGGTTTAGGGTTGGTATAGGTGTGTGGTGGGGGTTTAGGGTTGGTATAGGTGTGTGGTGGGGGTTTAGGGTTGGTATAGGTGTGTGGtgggggtttagggtttagggttggtaTAGGTGTGTGGTGGGGGTTTATGGTTGCAATAGGTGTGTGGTGGGGGTTTAGGGTTGGTGTAGGTGTGTGGTGGGGGTTTAGGGTTGGTATAGGTGTGTGGtgggggtttagggtttagggttggtataggtgtgtggtgggggtttagggtttagggttggtataggtgtgtggtgggggtttagggtttagggttggtaTAGGTGTGTGGTGGGGGAGAGTAGAGTgtctggaggggaggagagagtgtctggaggggaggggagagtgtctggaggggaggggagagtgtctggaggggaggggagagtgtctggaggggaggggagagtgtctggaggggaggggagagtgtctggaggggaggggagagtgtctggaggggaggggagagtgtcTGGAGGGGAGAGTGTCtggaggggaagacagagagagtgtctgGAGGGGAGAAAAGAGTgtctggaggggagaggagagtgtctggaggggagaggagagtgtctGGAGGGGAGGAGCGTGTGGTTTGATGAGAGGAAAGAGTGGTTTgacgggaggagagagtggtttgaggagaggagagagtggattGAGGGAGTgtctggaggagagagtggtttgaggagagagtggtttgaggaaaggagggagtggtttgaggagagagtggtttgaggggagagagtggtttgaggagaggagagagtggtttgagggagtggtgagaggagagagtggtttgaggagaggagagagtggtttgaggggaggagagagtggtttgaggggaggagagagtggtttgaGGGGAGGAGCGAgtgtgtggaggggaggggagagtgtctggaggggaggggagagtgtctggaggggaagacagagagagtgtctggaggggaagacagagagagtgtctggaggggaagacagag includes the following:
- the LOC110489162 gene encoding regulator of cell cycle RGCC; translated protein: MSTENFRMPTDNFSDLELELTDLLQEFADVVEELSEPSQSVPYEYERLLSEAKRRTGLGDDGSVVSDSGVEDNSDCSSEVSLGNSWNTSEEELHTAGITVTPKARMGDTGDLQRFIDSLDRELADM